The window CGATGAGATTGGCATTAACTAAATTTATAGATTAGGTAGCGAATCTATAGCAGCTTTTGCATCTACATTTGCTTTGTCTACATACTTTAGGGTTGTTTCAATTTTTCTGTGCCCCATCAGTTTTTTAACAACGAAAAGATTTACACCCTTTTCTACAAGCAGGCAGCCGAATGTATGACGTGCACAATGAAATGTGATATGTTTCTTAATTCCTGCTTCTCTCATCCAAGTCAGCAATCTTCTGGAGGTTTTACCACCTGTAGGAATTTTAAAGATGGAACCGTCAGAATGTTTATCTTGCTGCATAGATAGAATCTTCTTAGCAATATCATGAAGCGGTATTTCTACTTCATTCAGAGTCTTATTCTGCATGACTTTAATCTTATTATTAATAATATCATTAAATTTTAAATCCAGGATATCTGAGAATCTTAAACCCGTGTAGCAGCTGAAAAGAAAACCATTCTTCAGATCATTATAATTACAGGGGGTATTCCATAATGTTTTTAGTTCCAAATCTATAAGCCTTTCTATGGATTTTTTCTCGAATTTAATGTTAAGACCCTTAGCAGGATTCTTATCAATCAATTCTCTTTTAACTGCTTCGTTAAGGCATCCTTTAAAACAAGTAAAATAATGCTTGGCTGTATGTTTACTTATATCGAGATTTAGAAGATAAAACTTGAAATCTTCACAAAGCGCATAATTTATTTTTTTTAAATCTAGGAAATCATCAGTATAAAACTCTTTGAACTTCGTAAGTGATAGTCTATAGTTTTTATCTTTTTTTCTTTTGATCAGCTGCTCGAAGAAATCTATAAAATTTGATAAATCTTTTTTAGTAAAACTGAAGTTATCTGGATCATTATCAAATTGAATTTGATATTGCTGTCTAATCTTCAGTGCTTTTTTAATATTATTTTCATCTCTGATTTTAGTATTCTTTTCTCCTACAACTGTCAGACCTAATGCCTTCGACTGCCTTTTACCGTTGTAAAATAGATCTAGATACAACAAGTAAGGTGCATTAGTTGAAGTCCTTCTGTATCTTAAATTGACATTGTAATTAAGATTAGCATTTTTGAGATTATCCAACATTTTAGGTACTGCGACTTTCATAAAACCTCCATAAACAAAGTAATTAACATGTGACAAATATGCAACAATTTTTATCATATTTAATGTTTTTTAATATAAATTGATCTTAATTGATGGAATTTGAATAATTACCGTAGATGTGCGCTAAATGCCTATAAATAAAGAAAAAGCCCTTCGAAAAGGGCTTTCATTATGGCTCCTGAAGAGGGATTTGAACCCCCGACCTAGTGGTTAACAGCCACCCGCTCTACCGCTGAGCTATTCAGGATCAAATTCAATATTGGGTGACTTTTTAATTTCACGGTTTTTTGTGTCAATACTAAAGTTATTGATTTTATAAAAAATTATTTGAAAATAATCTGAACATTTGAATTGACATTTCGGAATGTTTTACATTTTACCCTTTGTATGGAAAAAAAAATAAATAAAATGCTGTTATCTATCATCTTATTTAAGGTGATTTTTTTCTTGCAGAGTTGTTCACTCCAACCAAATCCAAGATACAATACAAATCCTGAAAAAGCAAATAAAAACAGAGAAGTACATTATGAGAATAATTATTCTCTAACGGCAGATGAAGAAGTAGATTTTGGTTCAGAAGAACTTGAGGAAATCATTTCTCAAAACATCGATGTAGATGATACAAAATTAGAATCATCTCAAATCAGGATTATGACGACTGGTGATATAATGCTGGGAACAAGAATTCCCAATGAATCATATTACCCAACTGTTGGGGATGCTCTTTTTTCAGATCAAGTTAAAACCATCTTGAAGCGTGGTGATATTGTATTTGGAAATCTGGAAGGAGCGATCTGTGGAGAAACGGGTAAACCAAGGAATAAAAAATATGTTTTTGCAATGCCCGATGTAGCTGCAAGTTGGTTGGCAGATGCAGGTTTCAATCTGTTAAGTGTAGCGAATAATCATGCTGGTGATATGGGTGATGAAGGTTGCATAAATACCAAAAAAATGTTAGAAAATTATAAAATCAAATTTGCTGGTTATCTGGATTATCCATCCACTTCATTTATAACCAACGACATCAGAATAGGATTCGTAGCAACTTCTCCCAATGCTGGTGTTGTCTATCTTCACGATCTTGATTGGTTGACTTCAAAGGTTCGTGGTTTGGCATTGCAGAATGACATTGTGATAGTTTCGATGCACATTGGTGCTGAAGGAAAAGATCATCAGCATATCACAAGAAAAGACGAGAAATTTCTGGGAGAAAATAGGGGGGATCCATATCATTTTGCCCGAAAAATGATCGATGCCGGAGCTGATCTGGTTTTAGGTCATGGACCTCACGTAACTCGAGCCATCGATATCTATAAGGGAAGATTTATTGCTTATAGTCTGGGAAATTTTTGCACTTACAGTCGAGTTAATATTCGTGGTGTGAACGGAATTGCACCTATTTTGGAATTGGTTTTAGATAGAAACGGAGAATTTCAATTTGGCTCTATTCATTCCACCAAACAAATTTCCAGACAAGGAGTTCGCATAGATCATCAAAATGAAGTTCTAAAAAAGATTATCCAACTAACAAATGACGATATTCCCGAAACGGACTTGATGATTGATGAAAATGGTTTTATTACTGTAAAATAAAAAACCTTCCAAGTATGAAAACCTGGAAGGTTTGGCTGGTATTTAAGTTAAATTATTTCAATAGAATACACTTTCCATTTGCACGATAATCAGCAGTTTTAATTTTGTAGAAATACATTCCTGAAGCTGCTGATTTTCCTGAATCATCTTTACCATTCCATTCTATATTATGTCTGCCGGCATTCATCTCATTTTCAACTAAAGTTTTCACGATCTGACCTTTCATATTGTAAACCTGTAGTTGAACAGATGTATCTTTTGCCAGGTCAAAGCGAATATTTGTAGTGGGATTGAACGGATTTGGATAATTCCCGTAAAGTTTTGTAACAAGAGGAATTGTGTTACTTCCGCTGCTTGTAACCTCCACCATTATTGTATTGGAAGGTTCAGATTCCTGACCATCTTCATAAATCGCTGTAACGTAATATTCATAGGTTGCCGGGTTAAGATCTTCATCAGTGTAAGTAAGTTCGGTAACTTCAGCTATTTCATTATCATCACGATAGACTTTGTAGGAAGTTACATCTCTGGTAGTAGAAGGTGCATCCCAGGTTAAAATTACATCGTTTTCGTCCAGTGTGTAGGTAAGATTCTGAGGTGCAAAAGTGTAATCAAGTGTTACATCCAAAGTAGTTGTCTGATTCTCAGTTATGATAACATCCGCAACTGTTAATGTTTCGTATCCTGTAAGTCCAAATGTAACTTCATAAGCTCCGGGAACTAAAACAGCAAAATAATAACCTGAGGGATCAACCGTTGCTATCATTGTACCGATTTCTACTGTAGAGTTTTCTACATTTCCATTTCCACCATTCAAAGTAATAGTTCCTTCCAGATAACCCATGGCAGCCGTTTGTCCACCAGAAATACAAACTACTTCACCATCGCGTCCACCGCAAACCATTTCCCAGGAACCATCTCCAGCAACATCTGGAATACCTGTAATTCCATCTACAGCCGAATTAATCGGTGTTTGAGAAAGCACTTCGCCTGTGGCACCATTCATGAAGTAACCGAAATTGCTGTTATAAAGCGTTCCGTACACTACATCATTAATTCCATCGCCTGTAATATCATCGATTCTATCAACAACCCAGGGTTGGTCTGCTACAGGTTGGAACCAAACATTACTGCCTGTGTAACCATCGATTACCAAAGCATTGTTTTGCGTGCTGCGCGCAATAGCGATATCAGGATGTCCATCACCATTTACATCATCCAGTTTTTCGAATCTTAAAACCAAACCGGAACCGATAGAACCATTCCACTGCATCGATCCTGTAAAGCTATCGAGTGCGTAATAATTTCCACCAAAATCTCCAGCAACCACGTCTTTGATACCGTTGCCAGTAATATCATCGATGATTTCTAAAGCCCATACAGAACTTCCACCCGCAGTGAATTCCCAAAGTTGGGTACCGTTTGATCCATCAATTCCCCAAACTTTTCCCTCAGTTTCGCTTCCATTTGAACCACCGCCAATTGCATCGGGAATACCATCGTTCGTGATATCTTCAATTCCGATACAACTGAATTTGGGGCCATTCAGAAAGAAATCCCAGATTATACTTCCATTTGTTCCATCAATACAGAATACGCGTTGGGGTCCGGTGCCCAGACCATCATTTCCTGCTGCAGCCAGAGCATCTAAAATGCCGTCATTATTATAATCGTAAGATACATCAACCTGATATACCCAGCCGCCGTCGCCAAAGTTGTTCGTGTTGTAAATCCACAAGAGTTCACCAGTTAATCCAGAGATTGCTCGAATAGCTCTGTCACCTCCAACGGTTCCGCAAACAACATCATCGAATCCATCACCGTTCAAATCGGTTTTAACAGCAAGCGAGTTTTGATGATAAACATCTCCCGCATAGATCTCATGTTCCCATAAAATGTCACCAGTTCCAGAGGCATTGCCGTTGAAGCAACGCACAAAATTATCTTCAGAGCAGATGATTACATCGCCAACTCCATCGCCGTTTATATCTTCGATCGGTGCTAAGGCTTTTGGTGTATTGTCATAACTTGTATCGATATCATATTGCCAAAGGATTGTTCCAATATCATATTGAGAATCGTCTCCGGTTCCATTCAAAGTAACAGCCAGATTTGGATTGGCAGGATCATTGCTGTGAATTGTAAGCGTTCCTGCTATTCCGCCTGAAACCTGCGGACTGAACCAGATCCTTACATTTTCTGAATTTGCCGGTGCAATTGTAAGCGGCAGTGTTACTGTGTTATCCAAAATGAATTGATTATCATCAAATTCAAATTGAGTTATTTCTAAATTTCCCGATCCCTGATTGCTGATTTCAAGGTATTTTCCCGTGAGCGCTCCGATGCGCACAGAACCATAATTCAAACTTGTAGGCGTTACTACAAGCGAAGGATCACTGTTCACTCCATAACCGGCCAAGGTTACTTCTTCAGAAGGATTGACAGGATCATTTGAATTCACAAAAAGACTACAGTTGAGTTGGCCCCAATTTACAGGATCGAAAATTACTGTAACATCAGTTGTAGAACCAGGAGTAATCGTAATTGGTAGTGTTTCATCAGAGTAAAAATCATCAAGTGTAAAATCAAGGTTATTGATCACCAGATCGGCAGTTCCGTTATTTGTAACCGGAAGTTCTACAGAAGCAGGTTGACCAATTGTTACATTGCCAAAATCATAATCATCCCAGCCTAATGAAATTGCTGGAGTTCCAGCTCCACCCAGATCAACTTTGTAAAGAGTTGAATTATTATTTAAAGGACCATCTACATACCAAAGGTAAGTTCCATCGTACACAATACCTGCTGGTTTCAAGTTTTCACAAGTATGTTCTTCGATAATTGTTCCCGAAGTATCAACTCTGTAAAGTGCGTCAGCATAATAATCTGCAATCCAGAGATCACCATCTTGCATACAGATATCCCAGGGTTGTTCTTCATCATTTCCGGGAATATCAAAATTGAATTGTTGCAATATTGTTCCTGTATTATCAACCTGATATACTACACTGGGATCATCGGGATAATAAGTGGCTACCCAGAAATTTCCGCTATCATAAGCAATTCCGGACATGTAGTGATCAGGAAGATCGAATTGCGATAAAATCGTTCCTGAATTGCTGAGTTCTACTGCCGTGGCTGGAACAGAAGAGCTGGTAACGTGATCTGTGATCCAGATATTCGTTCCATCATGCGTCATACCAAAAGAATCATTTTGTGGGCCAGTGAATAGTAACGTTGATGAGCCAGTTGCTGGATCGATTTGATAAACTTCACCACCATTGGCTCCATAAATTCCAGAATACAAGTTTGTACCATCCCAGGCTAAACCAGATGCTTTTCCCGGTATCGTGTAAGTTTGAACGATTGTCCATTCTGCTGATAGCAGCGTGAACATTAGAATTAAGCAAAAAACTAAAATTAATCTTCTCATATTTACCTCCAAAATTTCTTCCTTCCTTTTTATTACAAAACCATTTTGGCTATTTCTCTGTCAAATACATATTTAACTTATTTTTACAAATGAAGGCATCATTAAATGAATTGACAACCTGGTTCAGGGTAAACTTATTCGACTCTGGAGGTGTATATGATAAAAAATGTGTTTTTATTTTTGGTTGTACTGGCAGTGGTAAGTTGCTCTTTGCCGGAAAACCTGGGATTACCAACCTGGACTACGACCTTACAAATGTATATATTGAATGACACATATGAAATTGCCGATCTGGCAGAAGAAGATTCTATGCTGGTAGCTTTTGGAGATACTCTGGGATTTTATGAAACGATGAATGAATCGGGTGAAATTGAATTCAGTACCGACGAAGTTTACGAAGAAGATTCTACAGAAATCGGAGAAATTGAAATAAATAATCCCGATCCTGTAGATACTGAAGTTCCTCTTTCCGAAATTGCTCCCTCTTTGATAAATGGTTTTATTCCTGCACCGGGAATTGACCCATTTACTTTACCTTCGATCATTAAAGACGACATTGAACCATTTGGTGAGTTTGAACAAGCAGCTTTCATTTCGGGAACTTTAGAGATGTCGCTGACTAACAATACTGTTATCTGGATGGGCAACGTGAATAATGGTGAACCACTTGTAATTGATATTCTGGATCTTAACGACAACATCATAATTCAGCATGTCTTTACAGAAGATATTCCACCCAACGCAGCAGCAACAATTACTGAAACGGAAAATCTGGCTGGCGTTATCATGGAAAATGAGATCAAGGTGGAATTGAACGGTGGAAGCAGGGGAACTGATGGTGCGGCAGCTACTGTAAATATCGATGACTTTGTGGAAATTGATATTGCAGTCAATAATCTTATAGCAAGCGAAGTAATTGCGCAGATACCATCTCAGGATATCTCGGATGAAACTTATGTAACTCTGGATGAGGACATTACAATTTATGAAGCAATTGTGGCTGATAATGGTTATGATCTCACAATCGACATGGCAAATGCAGTTGATCTTGAAATTACGGTAGATCTTTCTATAGATAATGTCTGGCTGGCAGGAGAAACAGATCCCTTCCATCTACAATTGGTGTTACCACCAAGCAATGGCGGAGTAGCGAACCTATCGGAAATTATCGATTTGAATGGTGCTTCCATGGGAGACGGCACAGTTCCACTTGATAGTTTACACGTGGTTGTGGAAGCGTTCACTACAGATACCGGAGATGAATATCGGACAGTAAACGCTAATGATTTTTTCGAAGTTAATATTACAGTCAGCGATTTGGAGTTCGCTTATTTAAGCGGAATATTACAACCCAGAGAACAGGACGAGATAACCGGTTCATCCGAGATTGAAATTGATTATCCCTTCATAAATGGAACATTTGAACTTGTCGGTTATAGTGAAATAATCTTTAATCTTTTTTCTCCGGTACCTGCCGAAATGGAAATTGATATAGCTTCCTACAATTCTGATGGTGATGTAGTTTATTTAAGAGAATTCGGTACAAATGATTTGCCCATTATCGAAATTCCGCAGGGAAATTCAGAGATAATAATAAATACCGATGATTACAATATAAACGAACTCATCTCCATCCTGCCGGATAGCATAAGTTATGTGATCTATCCCACGGTGGGAGATACTGATGAGATTTTTGAATATACACAAGGCGACTCGATTCTGGCGGACATAGAAATTGAATCTCAACTCGATCTTGTGGCAGATTGCTGGCTCATCCCAACAGATGAAAACGGCAACCCTGATGTTCAATCGGTAGATGTGAAAGATTTTGAACAAAAACACATCGATGCTTTCCAACATGCAATATTAACGATGACATATAATAACTCTCTGGGAATGGATACAGCGGCAAAAATTTTGATTTCAGAACAACGAACCGAAGAATTCATCGAACTCACAAATCCTGATACAACTCTGTTTAAGATAATTGACGTTCCTCTGCTATCACAAACTACTACAACTCCGGGGCAAATTCAGATTGAAGTGCTGCAAACTGACTTGGAATATTTCGTAGCAGATTCCGTGTTCATTGTTCCCAAAATCCAATTGTTATCCGATGAAGGAATGTCGCTTTCCGGTTCGATCCATTTGAATGCCAAAGTAGAAGTGGAGTTCGAAATAAACAGTGAGTTAACGGATTAAGGAGGTCATCATGAAAAAAATAATATTTATATCACTCGTAGTTGCAATCAGTATTCCGATGCTTGCCTTATTTGAATTCAATCCGGAAAATCCTGCGAATATTGCCAGAAGAGATTACACCCAAATTGTATTTCCAGGACTTACATATAATTTTAATTTCAATAATTCACTTCTAAAATTCAACGACATTTCAATGTTTGAAGAAGGGAACGTTCTTACAAATAGCGATAAAGAACTTCTAACAAGTGAGAACATCAGATTGTTCGGCTCGTTCAATACGACTTTGCTGGAAGCAGGTTACCAGAATTGGAATCTGTCGATCAAAGCGATCGGATTTTTCGATGCGGAAGTTCTGGATAAAAAATATTCGGAAATTGTGTTTTATGGAAATCAGGTAGATGAGAATTATGAAACCAATGTGGGGAAGGGCAGCGAAGGTTTTGCAATGTGGAAAACAGCCATTACTTATGCTTACCCCAGGGATTTAAATCCGGGAATGATACCGGGACTTTTCTCGAAAGAAAGTGAAGGAATTATTGCCGAAATTCGTGATATGCCGATAAACTTGGGTGCTCGCTTCAATATTAATCACTCTCTTGCTTACGGTGGGATAGTGGAAAGCAGCCAGCAATTTGGCTCCGTTCCCGACAGCACCTATTACGATATTTATGCCAAATATGCTTATTCCGATGGAGATACAAAAGGTATGACTTCGGCCAGTTTGGGTTTTGGCTTGATAACAGAATTTATGGGTGCTACCTTCCATTTGAGTTTAGATGATATTTTCCTGAAACTTTCCTATGATGATCTGGCTGGCGGAGAAGTTTCTCAAGTGGGAACGGATTCACTGCTCTATTTCCAGGAAGATCATGAGATTTATGAATATGAAAATATTGACAACGATTCGCTCAGACTGGGAAGCAGAACTCGCTCGATTAGCCCGTCATTCAGTATGGCTTTGGAATACACTTTCCTAGAAAAAATTGATGCTGTTATCAAATACAGCAGCAGTGAACTTTCAAATCAGGATGGCTTTCTGCTGGGTGGATCTTACGAGTTGGGAGTACTTCCATTACAAGCTTTTTATGGGAATAATGGTTCATCTTATTATCAATTCATCTCTGGTTTAAAATTCGATAATTTTGAATGGAAAATGGGAGCTACTTTTTATCACGGATTTTTTGGTTATGCCAAAGGGATCGGCTTACATTCGGGAATGGTTTTCAGATTCTAATACTTAAGTAATTACGAAGTTTGAGCCTGGATTATCCGGGCTCTTTGTTTTAATAATAAACTCAAGTATTTTCCCTGTCATTTTGACCAATCTTGCACGTTGTTCTTGTATCTTCGCAAACAGTCCACAGTAAAGCTACAAGAGACGTCAGGAAGACGCATTTTTTTAGCGTTTCAATTATCGACCTGGCAGGTCGATCTACTTTTCTTCTCGTTCTCAAATACTGTCTGGCAGAAGAAGACAAGCAATAGGTTCTACTTTGTAAGGGGACACGACGACAAAGTCGTCAGAGGGGTTTTGTCACTTTGCCGAAACCGACAAGAAGATTTTTCGAGAGAAGGTTTCGGAAAATAGATATCTCGTCAGCATTCTCGACTCACCCTTCGGTGCAAGTCAAATCTGCCGTAAGTAACTGAGAAATAGACAAATCCCCCCCCCAAAAAAAATATCAAAAACTATTTGACAGCAAAATTTTAAAAGTCTTTTTTGTAATGTTAATTTATTTTGAATTCTTAATGAAAGAAATGAGGAAGAGAGAGCAATGAAATATTTAAGGCAAGCACCCATTATGTATTTCTCCACATCCCCCTTCCACGATTACAACTTTGGATTATTGCATCTTGATGTCAAATAATATGTAGATTCTTTTACATTCGAATTATGTGGAAACTTTCTCTTCCTTCAAACTGGTATTGAAGGAGGACGGAAATGTTGTTCTTTATCTGTAAGAATAAGTTTGAGTAGTTATTGTTCTCGATATTTTTCAATTGTTTACCGGAAGCTATAAGAATTGAGACGTTAACCCACAAAACTTATTTTGGAGGTAGAAATGAAGAAGAAAATTATTTGTTTATTGATAATTATGATCTCAGCATTATATGCAAATACATATATAGTTAATCCAAATGGTCTAGAAGACTTTGAATCAATTGTTGAAGGTGTAAATTATCTAATGAACAATCAAATTGATGGAAAACTTATTGTTACACCTGGAACTTATTATGGTTCTGTAACTTGGAATACTGATATTTCACACATATCGATACAGGGTTACAATAAAAATTATTGTTTCGTTCAAGGATCGTTTCAAGTTTATGGCACAAGCAATGAAGAAACTGACTATATAAAAAATCTTACCTTTTTAAACACTTCAAATCCAATTTGTAACAATGATAATGGTTTATATCTTGTCCAAAACTGTAGATTTACAAACTGCTCAGGTAATGTGATTATCAATAATTCTTCCTTAAGATTGATCGAAAATATTTTTTATAGTAATGATTGTACAACCATTATTCATTCAGATTTACAAAATCAATTACCAAGCCAGGCATATTTACTAATTAAAAAAAATACTTTCGATAATAATACAACGATTGGTCCTGTGGTAAATGTGGATGGGATGGGTTCATTATTTATTAAAGAGAACTATTTTACTAATAATGAATACGAGTATAATCTGGGAAATTGGGGTGATGGTTCAATGATTAACATCACTGCTTCAAATGAAATAACTACTGGTGATATTCATAGAAATACATTTTTTATTAATGAAGATAGTTATTTATGTGATGCTATGCTTTATATTGATAATAGCTATTCATCTGCAGTTTTTTCTATTAATGGAAATAGCTTCTTGGAAAGCATTAGTAATTCTGCAATAAAATACATTTCAAATCAAGTTTCATTACAAACTCAATATTTTCATCAAATACATTAGGTTTTTCTTGTTTGGTAGTTAATGCACCCAATTTAGCTTCTTTCGATTATTCTCTCTTTTATGAAAATAGAGATACTAACCATACCTTATTATCCTATTCAAATTGCACTTTAGGTAATAATGTAATCTATGAAATCGATCCCCAATTGGATACATATTATAAACCAATCTGGAATGCAACTGTTAAATCTCCATGTATCGATGTGGGTTACGGTTTCGATGATGACGATACTCCTGCAGATCTTGGAGCGATACCAGCTGTCGATCACAAATATGATCTAATTGAATTACCTCCACCTGCTGTTGATAGTGGCTGGAAATGGCTTTCATTTCCAGCTCTTGATGTGGTTCTTAATGATGCCGATATTGCTGAAAATGTATTAGCAGATATTCTTAATCCCAATATACTTGATTATGTACTATCTCAAGACTATTTGATTGATTATAATCCACTTGATCAAACTTGGAGTAATGATTGGAAACAATTCCTTAGAACTGAAGGCTTCAAATTTAAAATGTTAGCGGCTGCCGAATTTGAAGTTATTGGCTTCAAAATAGCAGATAATACACCTGTTTCTTTAACTGGAGAAGATGAAGATAATTGGGTCGGTTACTGGATAGAAGAAACTCAAAGTGTTTCTGATGCATTTAGTGATTACTGGGATGGAGAGAATATCCATTACATTCAACATCAATATTGGACGGCAACGTATTATATGGATACATGGTGGTATCAGTGCCAAGGTGGTCATTTACCAACAATTTCATATGGAGAAATGGTAAACATTCATTGCAATGATAATATCACTTCTTTCCGTTGGGATAACAGCACTCCTGAAGAACAGAGAATGATGATACCAAAAACAGAATATTATAGCTTCGAAGAAACGGAAAACTATACTCCTATATACATTACTTTAGATGAAACAAACTTACCTACTGAAGTTGGTGCTTTTGTGAATGGAGAATGTGTAGGAGCTTCAATCGTAACAGATCAACTTTGTCAATTAAATGCCTATACCGGATCAACTGCTCCAGGAAATGTAGAATTGGAACTTTATTACGGTTCTCGATCTTCAAACTCACCGGTCAGATTGTCAAATTACAATTGCCAGAATACACTAGAACCAAATTGCATTCAGCGACAGATAAACACAACAATAAATCCGGAAGCCTGGTTTGTTACTTTAGGCGATGATTCTCAAACCGTAAATAGTATTCAGGAGTTTTATCTCGATAACTATCCGAATCCCTTCAATCCAACTACAACGATTTCGTATAATATCCCACACGAAGGAAAAGTCTTTTTAGAAATCTACAATATCAAAGGACAACTTGTGAAGCAACTCGTTTCAGGATCCCAACCTGAAGGATATTATGAAGTTATATGGAATGGAAAAAATGATGTTGGCAAACATGTTGCCAGCGGAATTTATTACTGTCGAGTCACAGCTTGTGGTAAGACAAGAAACAAGAAAATGTTGATGTTGAAGTAAATATAATAATCCTTGCGAAGGTTGTGGAACTTTCAACGATTCTCGACCTTCGCAAGGTTATTTTTCAGTCTCCCTTTGTAAGGGGGAAAAAGGGGGTTTAATGAGAATAGAATTAATTATTAATCTTGCAAAACCCCTCGTACTCCCCTTACGAAGGGGAGCTTAATAACGATCAGGGGGTTATTATTAAATCAAAACTTATACTTTTCTTAGTGCTATTTAGCGTTTCTTCGTGGCTCCACTCCACCACCTGGCACATCAAACTCGACGGTACAGGCAATTTCACCACAATCCAGGCAGGAATTAACGCTTCCACACATTCAGATACAGTCCTTGTATATCCTGGAACATATTTCGAAAATCTTGATTTCAACGGAAAGAACATCATGCTAAGC is drawn from Candidatus Cloacimonadota bacterium and contains these coding sequences:
- a CDS encoding site-specific integrase — its product is MKVAVPKMLDNLKNANLNYNVNLRYRRTSTNAPYLLYLDLFYNGKRQSKALGLTVVGEKNTKIRDENNIKKALKIRQQYQIQFDNDPDNFSFTKKDLSNFIDFFEQLIKRKKDKNYRLSLTKFKEFYTDDFLDLKKINYALCEDFKFYLLNLDISKHTAKHYFTCFKGCLNEAVKRELIDKNPAKGLNIKFEKKSIERLIDLELKTLWNTPCNYNDLKNGFLFSCYTGLRFSDILDLKFNDIINNKIKVMQNKTLNEVEIPLHDIAKKILSMQQDKHSDGSIFKIPTGGKTSRRLLTWMREAGIKKHITFHCARHTFGCLLVEKGVNLFVVKKLMGHRKIETTLKYVDKANVDAKAAIDSLPNL
- a CDS encoding CapA family protein translates to MEKKINKMLLSIILFKVIFFLQSCSLQPNPRYNTNPEKANKNREVHYENNYSLTADEEVDFGSEELEEIISQNIDVDDTKLESSQIRIMTTGDIMLGTRIPNESYYPTVGDALFSDQVKTILKRGDIVFGNLEGAICGETGKPRNKKYVFAMPDVAASWLADAGFNLLSVANNHAGDMGDEGCINTKKMLENYKIKFAGYLDYPSTSFITNDIRIGFVATSPNAGVVYLHDLDWLTSKVRGLALQNDIVIVSMHIGAEGKDHQHITRKDEKFLGENRGDPYHFARKMIDAGADLVLGHGPHVTRAIDIYKGRFIAYSLGNFCTYSRVNIRGVNGIAPILELVLDRNGEFQFGSIHSTKQISRQGVRIDHQNEVLKKIIQLTNDDIPETDLMIDENGFITVK
- a CDS encoding choice-of-anchor D domain-containing protein, translating into MRRLILVFCLILMFTLLSAEWTIVQTYTIPGKASGLAWDGTNLYSGIYGANGGEVYQIDPATGSSTLLFTGPQNDSFGMTHDGTNIWITDHVTSSSVPATAVELSNSGTILSQFDLPDHYMSGIAYDSGNFWVATYYPDDPSVVYQVDNTGTILQQFNFDIPGNDEEQPWDICMQDGDLWIADYYADALYRVDTSGTIIEEHTCENLKPAGIVYDGTYLWYVDGPLNNNSTLYKVDLGGAGTPAISLGWDDYDFGNVTIGQPASVELPVTNNGTADLVINNLDFTLDDFYSDETLPITITPGSTTDVTVIFDPVNWGQLNCSLFVNSNDPVNPSEEVTLAGYGVNSDPSLVVTPTSLNYGSVRIGALTGKYLEISNQGSGNLEITQFEFDDNQFILDNTVTLPLTIAPANSENVRIWFSPQVSGGIAGTLTIHSNDPANPNLAVTLNGTGDDSQYDIGTILWQYDIDTSYDNTPKALAPIEDINGDGVGDVIICSEDNFVRCFNGNASGTGDILWEHEIYAGDVYHQNSLAVKTDLNGDGFDDVVCGTVGGDRAIRAISGLTGELLWIYNTNNFGDGGWVYQVDVSYDYNNDGILDALAAAGNDGLGTGPQRVFCIDGTNGSIIWDFFLNGPKFSCIGIEDITNDGIPDAIGGGSNGSETEGKVWGIDGSNGTQLWEFTAGGSSVWALEIIDDITGNGIKDVVAGDFGGNYYALDSFTGSMQWNGSIGSGLVLRFEKLDDVNGDGHPDIAIARSTQNNALVIDGYTGSNVWFQPVADQPWVVDRIDDITGDGINDVVYGTLYNSNFGYFMNGATGEVLSQTPINSAVDGITGIPDVAGDGSWEMVCGGRDGEVVCISGGQTAAMGYLEGTITLNGGNGNVENSTVEIGTMIATVDPSGYYFAVLVPGAYEVTFGLTGYETLTVADVIITENQTTTLDVTLDYTFAPQNLTYTLDENDVILTWDAPSTTRDVTSYKVYRDDNEIAEVTELTYTDEDLNPATYEYYVTAIYEDGQESEPSNTIMVEVTSSGSNTIPLVTKLYGNYPNPFNPTTNIRFDLAKDTSVQLQVYNMKGQIVKTLVENEMNAGRHNIEWNGKDDSGKSAASGMYFYKIKTADYRANGKCILLK
- a CDS encoding T9SS type A sorting domain-containing protein, translating into MVVNAPNLASFDYSLFYENRDTNHTLLSYSNCTLGNNVIYEIDPQLDTYYKPIWNATVKSPCIDVGYGFDDDDTPADLGAIPAVDHKYDLIELPPPAVDSGWKWLSFPALDVVLNDADIAENVLADILNPNILDYVLSQDYLIDYNPLDQTWSNDWKQFLRTEGFKFKMLAAAEFEVIGFKIADNTPVSLTGEDEDNWVGYWIEETQSVSDAFSDYWDGENIHYIQHQYWTATYYMDTWWYQCQGGHLPTISYGEMVNIHCNDNITSFRWDNSTPEEQRMMIPKTEYYSFEETENYTPIYITLDETNLPTEVGAFVNGECVGASIVTDQLCQLNAYTGSTAPGNVELELYYGSRSSNSPVRLSNYNCQNTLEPNCIQRQINTTINPEAWFVTLGDDSQTVNSIQEFYLDNYPNPFNPTTTISYNIPHEGKVFLEIYNIKGQLVKQLVSGSQPEGYYEVIWNGKNDVGKHVASGIYYCRVTACGKTRNKKMLMLK